GCTCCGCGAGGTCGGCGCCGGAGAAGTCCCGATGTGTCTGAAGCAGGCCGAGCAGCCGCAGTAACCGAGCCGAGGTCTCCACCATGCGGCCCAGTCTGGCAACGATCGAGGACGGAATCCGGCCGCGAAGGCCTCTACCGTCCGCGCCATGATCGAGACAGCTTCCCGAACCGTTCTCGTCGCGGGCGCCACCGGCAACGTCGGTCGTCCCCTCGTCGAGCAGCTCGTGGCCGCGGGCCATCACGTCCGCGCCCTGACCCGTGATCCGCGGAAGGCGGATCTGCCCGCGGGCGCCGAGGCGGTGGCGGGCAACCTCGCCGACCCGGCCGGGCTCGCCGCCGCCTTCGACGGCGTCGACGCCGCGCATCTGATCGGCTTCGACGGCGCGGACTTCTCGCCGCTCACCACCGGCCCGGAGATCACCGCCCTCGCGACGCGGGCGGGCGTCCGCCGGGTGACCGTGCTTCGCGGCGACCTCACGAAGGGTCCGTTCGAGGAGGCGGTCGAGGCGAGCGGACTCGCCTGGACCTACCTGTCGCCGGTCGAGTTCATGTCCAACGCGCTGGAATGGGCCGAGTCGGTGCGGCAGGAGGGCGTCGTCCGGGAGGGCTTCGCCGAGTCGCGGAGCGCGATGATCCACGAGGCCGACATCGCCGCCGTCGCCGCGACCGTGCTGGGCGGCGACGACGACGCGCACTCCGGGCAGGAGTACTGGCTGACCGGACCCGAGGTGCTGACGCCGCCGGACAAGGTGCGCGTCATCGGCGAGGTCCTCGGGCGCGACGTGCGTTACGTCGAGCTGAGCCAGGAGGAGGTCGTCGCCGCGTGGCGGGCGAACGGCTGTTCGGACGCCGACGTCGAGTTCTTCCTGGCCATGCGCACCGAGACGCCTGAGGTGGGTCGCACCGTCCTGCCGACCGTCGAGCAGGTCACCGGTCGTCGGGCGCGGACCTTCGCCCAGTGGGTGCGGGAGAACGCCGGGGCGTTCGGCGGCTGAGCCGGGTCCGCGAGTCTGGTCCGCGGCGGCGCCGGGCGCCGTTCACGGGCCGGGCTCGCGGGCTCCCCGCGTCGTCACCGAACCGCGTCGTCGCCAAACCGAGTCGTCCCCGACCGCGTCCGTCCCGCGCCGGGCGTCACGGCAGCGCCGGTCACCCCGACACGACGGCCCGCTCGGCGGCGTCGATGGCCCGATCGGTCAGCACCCGCATGCCGACGAACAGCGCGAGCATCATCACCGCCATCACCGCGAACACGGCACGCAGCCCGAAGAGCTCCGCCAGCACGCCGCCGAGAACGGCGCCCAACGGCATGGTGCCCCACGCGACGAGCCGATAGGCGCTGTTCATCCGGCCGAGCAGGCGGTCCGGCGTGATCCGCTGCCGAAGAGAGACCACGATGACGTTCCAGATGACGGTCGTCGCGCCGCCCAGCGCGAATCCGGCGCCGATCAGCAGGGGATGCGTCGTGACGGCGGGGACGCCCACGAGCACGATCCCGCCGAGGACGGCGAGCGCCAGGGCACGTGCTCGCCCGAGCACCCGCTCGACGCGCTCGGCGATGAACGATCCGAGCAGGCTCCCCACCGCGCTGGAGGTGAGCAGCATGCCGAAGGCGGGCTCGGAGAGTCCGATCGCGGACCCGGCCCCGACGGCGTAGAGGACGAAGACGGCTCCGGTCGCGCTCGTGGCGAGGTTGAAGAGTCCCGTCATGCCCGCCAGCGTGCGGAGTATCCGGTTGCCCGCGAGGAACCGCAGGCCCTCGGCGATGTCGGCGCGCAGAGTGGAGGGCTCTTCGCGTACCGGCCGGAACGAGCCTCGGACCAGCAGCAGCGCCCCGACGGCGAGGAGCCAGGCCGCGGCGGGCGCGCTGATGGCGAGCACCGCTCCGGCCGCCATGAGCAGACCGCCGAGCGGCGGGCCGACGAACTGGTTGGCGGTCAGCTCGGCGGCGTACAGCCGCCCGTTGGCGCGGGACAGCCGGTCGCGGGCGACGATGCCGGGCAGGATCGACTGCGCCGACGTGTCGTACAGCGTCTCGGTGACGCCGACGCCGAGGGCGACGACGTAGAGCAGCCAGATCGATCCGAGGTCGAACGCGAAGGCGAGTATCAGGACGCCGATCAGCCCGGCCCGGACGAGGTTCGCGCCGAGCATCACCCGGCGCCGGTCCAGCCGATCCACCAGCGCGCCCGCCGGTAAGGCGAACAGCAGCCACGGCAGTGTCAAGGCGAACGCGAGACCCGCGATCATCGCGGGCGACTGGGTGTGGCGGACGGCGATCAGCGGCAGGACGACCTTGAGGACCCCGTCGGCGAGGTTCGACAAACCGGAGCTGCTCCACAACCACCAGAAGCTTGGTCCGAGCGGGCTGTTCGGGCGTCGCGGTCGATCGGTGTCCGGAGCGGCCGGGACTTCGCGAGGCGTCGTGGCGTCGGTCACCGATGGAGTATCACAAATCGATGGAGAGAACTCCATCGATTCGCCGGACTACCCTGCCCGACATGGGCGATCACGACTCCGACCGCCGGCCGCCGCGCGAGAACTCGGACGACCCCGGTACACCCGCCCCGCCGATTCGGCAGCGTCGCAAGGCGACGCCCGAGGAGATCAAGGCGCTGTCGCATCCGCTGCGGCTGCGCATCCTTCGGCTGTGCGGCCAACACGAGCTGACGAACAAGGAGCTCGCCGACCGCCTCGGCCGAGACCCCGGCACGGTGCTCTATCACGTCCGACAGCTCGTCGCGGCAGGCCTGTTGGCGCAGGCACCCGTGCGCACCGGAGCGAGCGGGGCACTGGAGAAGCCCTACACCTACGACGGCGCGGTGTGGTGGCTGGAGGGACCGCTCAGCGGCACGGACGCCGTCGGCGCGCCGATCGAGGCATTCCACCAGGAACTCAACGAGGCGGGCCCCGAGTCGCTCCAGGCCTACGAGCGATTCGCGCTGCACCTGTCCCCGGCGGAGGTCGACGAGCTGGACGCCCGGATTCACGCCGTCCTCCACGAGTACATCACCACCGACCACGAACGCCGAGACCGACCGCTGATCAACGGCGTCTTCATCCTGCACCGGATGGCGGAGTAGAGGCGGAGCCGCGCCCACCGGCGGACCGCCGCTCGGACGGCGGCCGAGATCCGGAAGAACCGTCACCCCGCCCCGGCGATCGCACCGGCCACCCATAGGGCGCCGAGCGTCGCCGCGACGGCGGCGGCCGCCGTCCACAGCGTCGTCGGCAGGTTCAGCCGGACGCGCGGCAGGACGCGGAGGATCACCAGCGCCGCGGGCAGGAGCAGCGCCACACCGGTGAGGACGCCCGGCATGAGACTCCAGGTCGCGAGGCTCAGCGCCACGTGCGACACGACGTTGATCAGCAGCACGATCGCGAAACAGGACAGCGTCTCCGCGCTCCACGACGCACGAGTCACCACCGCCACGACGCCCGCCAGGGCCACCGCGACGGTGAGCATCGCGACGGCGAGGCCGAAGGCCGCCGACGACTCGACGGGAACCGACCACGGCAGCGCGGGCTGCGCGACCGACCAGGCAGGCAGGTCACCCAGCCACTCCTCGGCGTTGTGCAGCGCGAACGACACGACGGCCCACGCCCAACACCAGGCGAGCCTGCCGGCGGACACCCGCGGCGGACTCCCCTCGGATGCCGAGACCTCGGCTGCCGACGCCCCGGCGCCGCGCACGTCGACGTCGTGATCCCCCACCCACCCAGGGTAAGGGGCCTGCCCTTCGGCGGCCGAGACAGGAGGTCGCGCCCGATGCTCGGTCGGGCTCGCGTCCGTTGATCCTCGTTCGCCAACCACGAGACCGAGCCGGCCACGTGAGTCACCTCGACGTCGGTTCCGTTCCCAGGTCGACGCAGCGGATCGCCTACGGCGGAACAGGAAGGCACCTCGTTCATGGCGACCTCCGCGGAACGATGCGGCACACTCCGGCGGTGGCCGTGTTCGGCCTCGATGGGATGGGCACGGCGTCGGCCGAGGCGTTCCTGCGCGCCGGGCGCCCGCCCATGGTGTGGAACCGCACTCCGACCCGGTGGCGCCGCTGGTCGCACCCGGCGCATGACAGGCGTCGACGACTCGCGAGGCCGTCACGGCCGCGCCGCTGCTGCTCGTCGACGTCAAGGGCGGCGACACCGAAGACGAGTCGGGACGCGGCCGGCCGGCTCGGCGCCGCACCGCGCAACGCCGCAGGCGCAAGCGGGGCGGTGCTCCGCCTCGAGTCGGCGCCTCCGGGCGGCGGGCGCCCGCGAGACCGCCTTGATGGCAGCGGCCGTCGAGTCATCCGCGGTAGAGGTGCTTCCGAGGACCGCGGCGGCGCGAAACGTGACGTGAGCAGGCGAAGAAGGGGTGCTTCGCGACGGGGCCGTCGTCCGTTCCGGACCGCTCATCACGGCCGCCATCGTGATCGGCAGGCGCTACTACCCCGGACCGCGGTCGACATCCCGCCCCGGCGGGGACGCGGGTCTCGGGCGCGACCGATCTCCGGCGGCGACGGGCCGCGGCCGCGGCCGATCAGGGGCACGGCGAGGCAGCAGGGCGGGGCGGGTGATCGGCGCCCTGCGTCGCAGGCTCAGGGGCGGCGCCGGGGGCCGCTCCCGACGTCGGGTCCCCCCGGCATCGAGCCGTCGGAGGAGGCGACGACGTGGCAGGCGCCTCGGCCGTCGGCACGGGCCACGATCCGGCCTGCTTCGACGCGGACGGCGACCTCGGTCCCGTCGCTGACCGCGGGAACGCCTGCCGCCGAGGCCAGCGCGCCGGACTCGTCGAGCACCACCTGGAGGCGGGGCCATGCCGACTCGGGGAAGGCCTGCCGGAGACAGCCCGCCAGGTCCGCCAGCACCAGCCGGGCCAGCGGCGCGAGCTCGCCGGGCTCGCTGGTCACCAGCACGGCCGTGACACGAGATCCGGCGGGCAGGGCACGCACGGCGTCCTCGGCGGCGGCGAGGCGATGCAGGCCCAGCACGGCCACCACCCCGTCGTCGAACACCGCGGGGGCGTCCCGGACGAGGTCGGTCGCCGCCTGCGGAGTCCACGCGGCGTCGACCGCCTCGGCCTGCGTGAGGAACGGCGGAACCGTCCAACCGTCGTCGAGATCGAGGTCCACGGCCTGCTCGCAGGCCTTGACGACGTTGAAGGGTTCGAGGAAGCCGGGAGCCGCCGCGGCCAGCTGACTCGCGCCGTGCAGGGTCGTGAGCACGGTCTCGGCGACGCGGACCAGCCTGCCCGGCCACGCTCGCCACGACGTCGGCAGGCGAGCGAGGTCGTCCCTCGGCGTGGGGTGCGGTCGCGTGAGGTTCTCCAGGGCCAGCCCCAGCAGGAGCGCGTCCAGTTGGAGGAGCTGTGCGAAGGGCAGGCGAGTCCGCCGTTCCCCCAGGACCTCGGACAGCAGCTCCGTCCCGAGTCGCGCCGCGCCGTGCGACTCCTCGGTGTCGGCGAGCGGAAGCCTGGTGACCCAGGCACGTGCCAGGGCGCCGAGCGCCTCCCGTGGTGTGCGGCCCGGCTCCCGATAGGACGGCTCGAGCTGCTGCCCGGCGGTCTCGGCCAGGACCGCGAAGTAGAGAGCCCGTTTGCCGGGGAAGTTCGAGTAGACGGCGCCTCGGGTGAGTTCGGCTCGCTCGGCGATGGCGTCGACCTTCGTGTCACGGAACCCGTGATCGGCGAACTCCGCCCGCGCCGCCGCCAGCACCCTGGCCCGGTTGCGCTCCTGCGTCT
This genomic stretch from Actinoalloteichus hoggarensis harbors:
- a CDS encoding SDR family oxidoreductase, with translation MIETASRTVLVAGATGNVGRPLVEQLVAAGHHVRALTRDPRKADLPAGAEAVAGNLADPAGLAAAFDGVDAAHLIGFDGADFSPLTTGPEITALATRAGVRRVTVLRGDLTKGPFEEAVEASGLAWTYLSPVEFMSNALEWAESVRQEGVVREGFAESRSAMIHEADIAAVAATVLGGDDDAHSGQEYWLTGPEVLTPPDKVRVIGEVLGRDVRYVELSQEEVVAAWRANGCSDADVEFFLAMRTETPEVGRTVLPTVEQVTGRRARTFAQWVRENAGAFGG
- a CDS encoding MFS transporter — its product is MTDATTPREVPAAPDTDRPRRPNSPLGPSFWWLWSSSGLSNLADGVLKVVLPLIAVRHTQSPAMIAGLAFALTLPWLLFALPAGALVDRLDRRRVMLGANLVRAGLIGVLILAFAFDLGSIWLLYVVALGVGVTETLYDTSAQSILPGIVARDRLSRANGRLYAAELTANQFVGPPLGGLLMAAGAVLAISAPAAAWLLAVGALLLVRGSFRPVREEPSTLRADIAEGLRFLAGNRILRTLAGMTGLFNLATSATGAVFVLYAVGAGSAIGLSEPAFGMLLTSSAVGSLLGSFIAERVERVLGRARALALAVLGGIVLVGVPAVTTHPLLIGAGFALGGATTVIWNVIVVSLRQRITPDRLLGRMNSAYRLVAWGTMPLGAVLGGVLAELFGLRAVFAVMAVMMLALFVGMRVLTDRAIDAAERAVVSG
- a CDS encoding ArsR/SmtB family transcription factor; amino-acid sequence: MGDHDSDRRPPRENSDDPGTPAPPIRQRRKATPEEIKALSHPLRLRILRLCGQHELTNKELADRLGRDPGTVLYHVRQLVAAGLLAQAPVRTGASGALEKPYTYDGAVWWLEGPLSGTDAVGAPIEAFHQELNEAGPESLQAYERFALHLSPAEVDELDARIHAVLHEYITTDHERRDRPLINGVFILHRMAE
- a CDS encoding HXXEE domain-containing protein, whose amino-acid sequence is MGDHDVDVRGAGASAAEVSASEGSPPRVSAGRLAWCWAWAVVSFALHNAEEWLGDLPAWSVAQPALPWSVPVESSAAFGLAVAMLTVAVALAGVVAVVTRASWSAETLSCFAIVLLINVVSHVALSLATWSLMPGVLTGVALLLPAALVILRVLPRVRLNLPTTLWTAAAAVAATLGALWVAGAIAGAG
- a CDS encoding TetR/AcrR family transcriptional regulator — translated: MARLNRAETQERNRARVLAAARAEFADHGFRDTKVDAIAERAELTRGAVYSNFPGKRALYFAVLAETAGQQLEPSYREPGRTPREALGALARAWVTRLPLADTEESHGAARLGTELLSEVLGERRTRLPFAQLLQLDALLLGLALENLTRPHPTPRDDLARLPTSWRAWPGRLVRVAETVLTTLHGASQLAAAAPGFLEPFNVVKACEQAVDLDLDDGWTVPPFLTQAEAVDAAWTPQAATDLVRDAPAVFDDGVVAVLGLHRLAAAEDAVRALPAGSRVTAVLVTSEPGELAPLARLVLADLAGCLRQAFPESAWPRLQVVLDESGALASAAGVPAVSDGTEVAVRVEAGRIVARADGRGACHVVASSDGSMPGGPDVGSGPRRRP